The DNA segment CATTGTCCGAAGATAAGTTCGGAAAGTGCAGCCTGCGACTGCCGGACAGCGGTCGCGTTGCCACTGACCCGAGCATGCAAGATCGCACCATCGCCAGCAGCGACGGTAAGCCGAGCTAGCGTCAAGGCGCAAGGACTGGTTGCTATCCGTCCCGCGTCCATCGCCTGTTGGTACGCCTTGGCAAATTCGTTCACCACTCGCTGGGTCGACTTCGCCATGATGTTTGCGATAGTCGCATTTTTCGGGCCAATTTCACCACCCGTGTTGATTAGTAGACAACCGCGATGATCGTCCGCTTTCGCGTCGGCTTCCCATCGTTTCCAAACGCGAGCGATGCGTCGCTGCGGTTCGCCGTCGTCTCGAAGAATTTGAATCACTTCGCCAACACGCTGGTCGATGTAGCACTGGAGAGCCTTTTCAAAGATCGCCGCTTTGTCGCCAAATGCATTCACCAAGCTTTGGCGACCCTCTCCCGTGGCCTCTTCCAATTCCCGAAAGCTGGTTTGGTGGTAACCCAATCGCCAGAACACCTCGACGATCGCAAGCAACGTTTGATCGCGATCAAATTCACGAGGTCG comes from the Roseimaritima multifibrata genome and includes:
- a CDS encoding TetR/AcrR family transcriptional regulator; protein product: MSAENKKSRPIGRPREFDRDQTLLAIVEVFWRLGYHQTSFRELEEATGEGRQSLVNAFGDKAAIFEKALQCYIDQRVGEVIQILRDDGEPQRRIARVWKRWEADAKADDHRGCLLINTGGEIGPKNATIANIMAKSTQRVVNEFAKAYQQAMDAGRIATSPCALTLARLTVAAGDGAILHARVSGNATAVRQSQAALSELIFGQ